The Coregonus clupeaformis isolate EN_2021a chromosome 35, ASM2061545v1, whole genome shotgun sequence genome includes the window CCAGTACTATGTTCCCATGTATCAAACAACAGATTATTTAAATCATTGCACTGCAGTATATGTTGTCTTAATGCAAAATGTCAATAAAAAAtgtagcccccccaaaaaactataGCATTCTATACTGTAGCATTTTACAAGTGGCTCCATTTTACCAGCATGTaactcaaatagcaccctattccctacatagtgcacttctcTGTGCCACATCACAAATTCTTCTTATAGAGTGGTGCCATCTAGGGTCTGAGATGAGTGTCCAGCACAATGCAGCCAGGCATTgcccgtgtcccaaatggcaccctattccctttatgatgctctgttctggtcaaaagtaggacactatttggggaatagggtgccatttgggacatcccCATTTGTTCCACGTAGGTGGGGCGGCGGTAGGGGACTGATTattatgatgtcacttcctccaCACTTCCTGGCCTGCGATGTAGGTGGCTCTGACATTGAGAGCATCATCCAGCAGAACGAGATCTaacggaggagagagggggacacgtTTGACTATTTAGTGCTTCTtcctacaccacacacacaagaccTAGACCAGTTGTTTTCAAACGTCTCTTTGGGGAACCCCAGACATTTCACAATTTGGAATAGTAAAAATACatggaacagctgggggtccccgaggagaggtttgaaaacccCTGACCTACACAACCAGTTGAGGAGACTAATCCTAACTAATCAATGACCTTAATCAATCAATTAAGTACAAGGGCGGAGAGAAAATCCGCAGATATTCAGCCCTccagtttgacacccctggagtAGACAGAGCGAGAGCGCCCTCTGCTGTTGACTTTCTCACCTGCGTCTGCCCCATAGTCCAGGGTGCCTTTACAATGGCTGATGCCCAGGAGCTGAGCTGGGTGGAGCGACGCTGCCTCCAGAGCTTCCTCCACACTGCAGCCTgtcaacacaaaacacacacagggcCGGATTACCGAATGGGAATGCAGGGCATGTGCTCTGGGGACCCCCAAAATGTGAACaatagcattataaaactgcaacaaaaaatgttttatgttgAAATGCAGGAAGTTAGCTCTTTTCCTAAAAGGGggtgggggccccctggaggtcggtGACCCAGGGCCCGAAATGTGGTAGTCCtgccctgcacacacacatgtgcacacacatgtAGTAAGTAACCACATATTTAGGACTGAATGACTTTTGTAAGACAGTAAAAGGGCTAATTAACACACACTCACCTGAAGCCTGTTTGAAGTGCCTGACACACATGTCCATTGTGGCTATACTGCCACAGAGCGTATTGGTGCCTATGAGTAAAGACAGAGTTGTTTTAGGGAGACAGCTTTGGGGAAAAGTTATGTTTACACCTTACAAAAGAGATTCTGACCTGCTACATAAGCATGGAGCCCCTGGATCTCAATGACTTGCTGACCCAAGGTGTGGCGACCAGGAGGTAGACCCATGGCTGTGATAGCATCAGTCACCAACACTAGACCTGCAGGACAAACACATATTGAGCCAACACAACCAGAGCCATAGATTTCTTGCAACTGGTATGCATATTATACCTGACATTTGAACAATTTCTGGTTTCAAGACTGAAACCCACAGCATTACAACAGAACACTCCAATAAACACTCCAAcacaaccccacacacacacagtgagacttcagagcaaacacacacacacacacagaagccgTGCATGTAGTTCCTACGCAGACCTGTAGGGTGTGCCCTGTGGGCGATACGCAGGGCGGCAGAGTTGGTGTGGATGCCATCAGCAATCATTCCGTAGAAGACCGTCCGGTCCTGGGGAACCTGGTCGCTGGTGAGGAGACCCACGATGCCCGGGTCTCGATGGTGGAACTAACCCACCACGGTCACCATggcaacagagagagacataatcTTCCATGACATTACTACAGTAGCATTGTGAAACTGTAGTTGAATAGACTTGGCAAGGCATCCGAAGCACGTGGCCAACAGCATAGTGTAGACAGTATGTCTGTGATCTGGCTGACCACACCCAGAGGTGGACAGGTTACTCATTGACCCCATTTATACTGTATGGTTTGAGAAACAGAAGCACTCGCAGTGTAGtcatgcaggtctttagatgttgtacacatgaaattgtgtcattccaaACTTTATATGCAACATTATCTTCCATTTTGTACGTCTCTAGCTGTTTCCCCTATCCAGCTGTTCCATACTCAGTGTAGCCTGCTGCTAGAATGGACGGAGAGGTATCGATCAAGTTGCAACAAAATGGATTATAACATTGCGGATAAAGTTGAAAGTGAAATCGCACAAAAAGTGTCTTTGGTTGTAAAAAAGAAAGATTCTCCTTTAAGGGTTGTCCAGTAAAACATCAGGGAGAAACAGAGGATTGTACTACACTCACATACACATACTACTACActaacatatacagtacatactaaAAATGTGCTAAACGGAAAACATAATACAATATGATGCTATGTTTTATTACTCACAGGCAGCATGGCATTGAAGAGATGTGTGATGAATGAAGCTCCGTGCTGCACTGCCTCCTCAGCTTGGGACAGGTTGGCTACAGAGTGTCCTACACTTGGAATACGTTGACAGGTACACTTAGCGATATCACATCATCCTACACAGCGTGGCAACTTCCTGCTTACAGACAGGAGATGTCTATTGGGATTGCATCAACAGCCTGGTTTTCTGTTGTTTTAAATAAGTCTTCATAAACCCTTTATGAGGCCTATATAGATGCTTAATAAAACATTTAGGAGCAGATGTAATACATACATTATAAAGGCTATGTCGTTCCCAGTACCCAGCATGCACACAAAGAGGAGTAACTAAGTCATACATATAAGGATATTTTATTCCCATTCCCAGAATACTACACCTACCTAGAAACACAGTGATGCACCTCTGAGCCAGCtctctgaccatatgacatatatTATTCATAAAACATGCATAAGGCCTACATAGATGCTTCACAATGAAATCATGCATAAGCAGATGTCATAGGCCTACATAAAGAGTATCCTATTCCCAGTATAATACACCTACCTAGAGAAACAGTGATGCCCCTCTGAGCCAGCTCTCTGACCACCTTCTCACTGTTGGGTAGCTCGGGGGCCAACGTCACCATGGCAACGTTATCCAGGGTCCCGTAGGTCTCAATCAGGTCCGACATGCCGCCCGACTCGAAGGAGCGCAGGTACTGCTCCGGGTGGGCTCCCTTCTTCTCTAAACTGATGAATGGACCTTCTAGATGACAgccttgagagagggagagagagaggggggagggggacagagacacGGCGAAATGGACAAGAAATGCAGGAGAAATATGAAATACTGACAATGTTTAATGGAGTAAAATAGATAATACAGTGCGATATGCTGAAATATGTTGTATAACATTTCCTCTATCACAATACAGTTATATGGAATATAGTATTGGATATCATGTCCAGATGTAAGGACCAATCAGACATGTCTACGTCCTTCCTGACTGCATCCTTACCCAGAACTCCagctccctccactcctccactgtGAACTTTCACCTCAGTCAAGACCTAGAAAACAGCTATTTTACTTGAACGGTACGTGCGTAAGGACTTCATAACACATGCATACATATTGCCTTCATAAGCAATACATAAGaatttgattgagcctgcctggagtgccaggccAGGTGGGTGTGGTTTGCATATTTGAGACTATTTGGCACATATTTGGTTCCAAATCACatttgattggtcacatacacatatttagcagatgttattgcgggtgtagcgaaatgtttgtgttcctagctccaacagtgcagtagtatctaacaattcacattGCGCCAGACAAGCTCAATTCACCACAGctgaagtatttgaaagaaaaccaaCACTATTTGAACCCACATTTGAATGGGCGACACTAAtgacacactatatatatacactatatatacaaaagtatgtggacaccccttcaaattagtggattacgctatttcagccacacctgttgctgacaggcgtataaaatcaagcacacagccatacaatcgccatagacaaacattggcagtagagtggccttactaaagagctcagtgactttcgacGTGGCACCGTcagaggatgccaccttttcaagaagtcagttcgtcaaatatttgccctgctagagctgccccggtcaactgtaaatgctgttattgtgaagtggaaacgtctaggtgcAACAACGGATCGGCCGCGAggttgtaggccacacaagctcacagaatgggaccggcgagtgctgaaacgcgcagcgcgtaaaaatagtctgtcctcggttgcaacactcactaccgagttccaaactgcctctggaagcaacgtcagcacaagaactattagtcgggagctttatgaaatggg containing:
- the amdhd2 gene encoding N-acetylglucosamine-6-phosphate deacetylase yields the protein MPSNKSVSTAPITQFVNCRILRDHKLQREDLWVREGRILDPEKLFFDEEGYADQRVDCEGLIIAPGFIDVQINGGYGIDFSQATSNVRGGVALVAKKILEHGVTSFLPTLVTSPPNIYHKVLTEVKVHSGGVEGAGVLGCHLEGPFISLEKKGAHPEQYLRSFESGGMSDLIETYGTLDNVAMVTLAPELPNSEKVVRELAQRGITVSLGHSVANLSQAEEAVQHGASFITHLFNAMLPFHHRDPGIVGLLTSDQVPQDRTVFYGMIADGIHTNSAALRIAHRAHPTGLVLVTDAITAMGLPPGRHTLGQQVIEIQGLHAYVAGTNTLCGSIATMDMCVRHFKQASGCSVEEALEAASLHPAQLLGISHCKGTLDYGADADLVLLDDALNVRATYIAGQEVWRK